The following proteins are encoded in a genomic region of Catellatospora sp. TT07R-123:
- a CDS encoding acyltransferase family protein produces MRAGSQWARFAAAGACAAVTVAYVKLVGVDTAERILSLVVLLYSLGILVAGLLRRHRNLPLPQGRIIAVVPAYNEDPEMLHDTVRSLLNGTVVPDVIHVVDDGSASELPPFQHARVIWHKRENGGKHHAQATALAAELENFDFVVTVDSDSVVDRHAVERCLRRFADPKIQGVTGVVYAMNRAENLITKVTDLHYLHSCLVIRDGLSATGDIFTASGALAVWRSEVVMDNLTEYLRRGVADDRHLTHFAQRRGTTAAVADAIVHTAVPDNAPDLFRQRIRWARDYYRVTALDIRYLSGWSFWLRTFDFVLMCLAPIFILGALMVFPFAQWRVPWVGVGLWVVFLYAQTTIYLFDRKGVPLGERFTTWLFLTPALYVFQLVVVGPAVLAGLMNLRHKSWQTRNEAKQGSRPELEPVVVSSGRLFYLDLLRALAMVRVVAFHATGFAWLGFALPSMGVMFALAGSLMARSMIKAKDRPEIAIWSRWRRVMPAVWAAGLVLVPLMWVMGWDGRDARPFNETAVLAWVFPLSDPPGNDWAVPITGVLWYIRTYLWLTLLAPLLWYCYRRRPVLTTLAPAALLLVAPHIGFSSWLGDVMQTLGIYAPCWVLGYWHATGRLQRVRRGIVLGLAGLLVGTALAWLQAFPPERGLLQASPVGQLLWCAAFIVPMLHWDPKLTWLAARTRFRRLIEWISGRSLTMFLWHQLAVMTAILLLEKSHVWSLNNEPLAIALKLFLSCLLIGTVCWLVGWVEDLPRQGMRLRPRVGRHHREVVAVIAPAPEPDQTMVLSVLGAPTVRGRAPVPGATLVPVTSDSPVGWG; encoded by the coding sequence GTGCGCGCTGGTAGCCAGTGGGCGCGGTTCGCGGCGGCGGGTGCCTGCGCCGCCGTGACCGTCGCCTACGTGAAGCTGGTCGGGGTCGACACCGCCGAGCGGATCCTGTCGCTGGTGGTGCTGCTGTACTCGCTGGGCATCCTGGTCGCGGGCCTGCTGCGGCGCCACCGGAACCTGCCGCTGCCGCAGGGACGGATCATCGCGGTGGTGCCGGCGTACAACGAGGACCCGGAGATGCTGCACGACACCGTCCGCAGCCTGCTCAACGGGACGGTGGTGCCCGACGTGATCCACGTCGTGGACGACGGGTCGGCCTCGGAGCTGCCGCCGTTCCAGCACGCCCGGGTGATCTGGCACAAGCGCGAGAACGGCGGCAAGCACCACGCCCAGGCCACCGCGCTGGCGGCCGAGCTGGAGAACTTCGACTTCGTGGTCACCGTCGACAGCGACTCGGTGGTGGACCGGCACGCCGTGGAGCGCTGCCTGCGCCGCTTCGCCGACCCGAAGATCCAGGGCGTCACCGGCGTGGTGTACGCGATGAACCGGGCCGAGAACCTGATCACCAAGGTCACCGACCTGCACTACCTGCACAGCTGCCTGGTGATCCGGGACGGGCTGTCGGCCACCGGCGACATCTTCACCGCCTCCGGCGCGCTGGCGGTGTGGCGGTCCGAGGTCGTCATGGACAACCTCACCGAGTACCTGCGCCGCGGCGTCGCCGACGACCGGCACCTGACCCACTTCGCGCAGCGGCGCGGCACCACCGCCGCGGTCGCCGACGCGATCGTGCACACCGCCGTGCCCGACAACGCCCCGGACCTGTTCCGGCAGCGCATCCGCTGGGCGCGCGACTACTACCGGGTGACCGCGCTGGACATCCGGTACCTGAGCGGCTGGTCGTTCTGGCTGCGCACGTTCGACTTCGTGCTGATGTGCCTGGCCCCGATCTTCATCCTGGGCGCGCTGATGGTGTTCCCGTTCGCGCAGTGGCGGGTGCCGTGGGTCGGCGTCGGGCTGTGGGTCGTCTTCCTGTACGCGCAGACCACCATCTACCTGTTCGACCGCAAAGGCGTGCCGCTGGGCGAGCGGTTCACCACCTGGCTGTTCCTGACCCCCGCGCTGTACGTGTTCCAGCTGGTGGTGGTCGGTCCTGCGGTGCTGGCCGGGCTGATGAACCTGCGCCACAAGTCGTGGCAGACCCGCAACGAGGCCAAGCAGGGGTCGCGGCCCGAACTGGAGCCGGTCGTGGTCAGCAGCGGGCGGCTGTTCTACCTCGACCTGCTGCGGGCGCTGGCGATGGTGCGGGTGGTGGCCTTCCACGCCACCGGGTTCGCCTGGCTCGGATTCGCGCTGCCGTCGATGGGCGTGATGTTCGCCCTGGCCGGATCACTGATGGCCCGGTCGATGATCAAGGCGAAGGACCGGCCGGAGATCGCGATCTGGAGCCGGTGGCGCCGGGTCATGCCCGCGGTGTGGGCGGCCGGGCTCGTGCTCGTACCCCTGATGTGGGTGATGGGGTGGGACGGCCGCGACGCGCGGCCCTTCAACGAGACCGCCGTGCTCGCGTGGGTCTTCCCGCTGTCGGACCCGCCGGGCAACGACTGGGCCGTGCCCATCACCGGCGTGCTCTGGTACATCCGCACCTACCTGTGGCTGACCCTGCTCGCGCCGCTGCTGTGGTACTGCTACCGCCGCCGCCCCGTGCTCACCACGCTCGCCCCGGCGGCGCTGCTGCTGGTGGCCCCGCACATCGGGTTCAGCTCGTGGCTGGGCGACGTCATGCAGACGCTGGGCATCTACGCGCCGTGCTGGGTGCTCGGCTACTGGCACGCCACCGGTCGGCTCCAGCGGGTACGGCGCGGCATCGTGCTCGGGCTGGCCGGGCTCCTGGTCGGCACGGCCCTGGCCTGGTTGCAGGCGTTCCCGCCCGAGCGGGGGCTGCTACAGGCCAGCCCGGTCGGGCAGCTGCTGTGGTGCGCGGCGTTCATCGTGCCGATGCTGCACTGGGACCCGAAGCTGACCTGGCTGGCGGCCCGCACCCGGTTCCGGCGGCTGATCGAGTGGATCAGCGGGCGGTCGCTGACCATGTTCCTGTGGCACCAGCTCGCGGTGATGACCGCGATCCTGCTGCTGGAGAAGTCGCACGTGTGGAGCCTGAACAACGAGCCGCTCGCGATCGCGCTGAAGCTGTTCCTGTCGTGCCTGCTCATCGGCACGGTGTGCTGGCTGGTCGGCTGGGTCGAGGACCTGCCCCGGCAGGGGATGCGGCTGCGGCCGCGGGTCGGGCGGCACCACCGGGAGGTGGTCGCGGTCATCGCGCCCGCCCCCGAACCGGACCAGACGATGGTCCTGTCCGTCCTCGGCGCCCCGACCGTACGCGGCCGCGCACCCGTCCCCGGGGCGACCCTGGTTCCCGTGACCTCCGACTCGCCGGTGGGGTGGGGGTGA
- a CDS encoding orotate phosphoribosyltransferase → MNTDELAAAVDRRCRLQGEFLLRSGRTATEYFDKYQFEADPVLLDALAAELATLVPAGTQVLAGLEMGGIAVVTALGRHTGLPCAFVRKAAKPYGTARLTEGADVAGRRVTVVEDVVTSGGQIVISTGQLRELGAVIEQAVCVIDREEGGAAALAGHGIALTALLTRTSLDAARSASDA, encoded by the coding sequence ATGAATACTGACGAGCTGGCCGCCGCCGTCGACCGGCGCTGCCGCCTGCAGGGCGAGTTCCTGCTGCGGTCGGGGCGCACCGCGACCGAGTACTTCGACAAGTACCAGTTCGAGGCCGATCCGGTGCTGCTCGACGCCCTGGCCGCCGAGCTGGCCACGCTGGTGCCCGCGGGCACGCAGGTGCTGGCCGGGCTGGAGATGGGCGGGATCGCCGTGGTCACCGCGCTCGGGCGGCACACCGGGCTGCCGTGCGCGTTCGTCCGCAAGGCCGCCAAGCCGTACGGCACCGCGCGGCTGACCGAGGGCGCCGACGTCGCGGGGCGCCGGGTGACCGTGGTCGAGGACGTGGTCACCTCCGGCGGCCAGATCGTCATCTCCACGGGTCAGCTGCGCGAGCTGGGCGCGGTGATCGAGCAGGCGGTATGCGTCATCGACCGCGAGGAGGGCGGCGCGGCGGCCCTGGCCGGGCACGGCATCGCCCTGACGGCCCTGCTCACCCGTACCAGCCTCGACGCGGCCCGTTCGGCGAGCGACGCATAA
- a CDS encoding MFS transporter has product MTNISNGRRWLGLLAILAATLMNLLDATVVNVAAPSILADLHGDYADLQWIAAGYTLALAVGLLVGGRLGDMFGRRRMLLLGVAGFVAASLLCAAAWSPGALIAARVVQGLFGAVMIPQGFGLIRDLFGPADLGKAFGAFGPAIGLSTILGPIVAGALVDADILGTGWRMVFGINLPLGAFALLAGLRTLPAGRVAVAVRRLDPTGALLAGAGMFLLVYPLMQGREAGWPAWTWAMLTASVAVLGLFAVQQLRRKASGGTPLVELSVFAKRSYTSGALFVLVFFGAIVGFSLAVGLFLQLGQGKSPIGASLSMAAWAIGAFLGSGFSAGAMAKLGRRILHLGLAVMTVGLVLLYAAFASQGMGIGGWHLGVPLLVYGAGMGMIFVPLFDVVMGEIADHEVGSAAGILESIQQLGSSLGVAALGTVFFSTVGAASGGAGFLTAAQRVTLIAAALTVAAFGLAFALPKRARQGHAPAEAAAPAEPAFA; this is encoded by the coding sequence ATGACGAACATCAGCAACGGCCGCCGCTGGCTCGGCCTGCTCGCGATCCTGGCCGCCACCCTCATGAACCTGCTCGACGCGACGGTGGTGAACGTGGCCGCCCCGTCGATCCTGGCCGACCTGCACGGCGACTACGCCGACCTGCAGTGGATCGCCGCCGGGTACACCCTGGCCCTGGCCGTCGGGCTGCTGGTCGGCGGGCGGCTGGGCGACATGTTCGGGCGGCGGCGGATGCTGCTGCTCGGCGTGGCCGGCTTCGTGGCCGCGTCGCTGCTGTGCGCGGCGGCCTGGTCGCCGGGTGCGCTGATCGCGGCCCGGGTGGTGCAGGGCCTGTTCGGGGCGGTGATGATCCCGCAGGGCTTCGGCCTGATCCGCGACCTGTTCGGCCCGGCCGACCTGGGCAAGGCGTTCGGCGCGTTCGGGCCCGCGATCGGGCTGTCCACCATCCTTGGGCCGATCGTGGCCGGGGCGCTGGTCGACGCCGACATCCTCGGCACCGGCTGGCGCATGGTGTTCGGCATCAACCTGCCGCTGGGCGCGTTCGCCCTGCTGGCGGGCCTGCGTACGCTGCCCGCCGGGCGCGTCGCGGTGGCGGTGCGGCGGCTGGACCCGACCGGGGCGCTGCTGGCCGGGGCGGGCATGTTCCTGCTGGTGTACCCGCTGATGCAGGGCCGCGAGGCGGGCTGGCCCGCGTGGACCTGGGCGATGCTGACCGCGTCGGTGGCGGTGCTGGGCCTGTTCGCCGTGCAGCAGCTGCGCCGCAAGGCGTCCGGGGGCACGCCGCTGGTGGAGCTGAGCGTGTTCGCGAAGCGGTCATACACCTCGGGTGCGCTGTTCGTGCTGGTCTTCTTCGGCGCCATCGTCGGCTTCTCGCTCGCGGTCGGCCTGTTCCTCCAGCTCGGCCAGGGCAAGAGCCCGATCGGGGCGAGCCTTTCCATGGCGGCGTGGGCGATCGGCGCGTTCCTCGGCTCGGGCTTCAGCGCCGGGGCGATGGCGAAGCTCGGCCGCCGCATCCTGCACCTCGGCCTGGCCGTGATGACCGTGGGCCTGGTGCTGCTGTACGCCGCGTTCGCGAGCCAGGGCATGGGCATCGGCGGCTGGCACCTCGGCGTGCCGCTGCTGGTGTACGGCGCGGGCATGGGCATGATCTTCGTGCCGCTGTTCGACGTCGTCATGGGCGAGATCGCCGACCATGAGGTCGGTTCGGCCGCGGGCATCCTGGAGTCGATCCAGCAGCTCGGCTCGTCGCTGGGCGTGGCCGCGCTGGGCACCGTGTTCTTCTCGACCGTCGGCGCCGCCTCCGGCGGGGCGGGGTTCCTCACCGCCGCGCAGCGGGTCACGCTGATCGCCGCCGCGCTGACCGTGGCCGCGTTCGGCCTGGCGTTCGCGCTGCCCAAGCGGGCCCGCCAGGGCCACGCCCCGGCCGAGGCGGCCGCCCCCGCCGAGCCCGCCTTCGCCTAA
- a CDS encoding alpha/beta fold hydrolase, with the protein MPLAYDLEGPDGAETVVLLHSSVCDRRMWQPQREPLLAAGYRVLAPDFRGFGDSAYPTGPYNNAEDVIALLDSLGIERFALVGASYGGRVSQEVAARWPDRVTTLALLCAARRGQEPTAAIEAFSEQEEKLVEAGDLAGATALNLALFVGPRADAATRELVTAMQLHNFEVQLGGADHGRSDQDHDLGAVTARTLVVSGAHDVDFFTQTAEHLATHIPGARHLALDWAGHLPSLEDPAALNPLLLEFLHG; encoded by the coding sequence ATGCCTCTTGCATATGATCTTGAAGGGCCCGACGGGGCCGAGACCGTCGTACTGCTGCACTCCTCGGTGTGCGACCGGCGGATGTGGCAGCCGCAGCGCGAACCGCTGCTGGCGGCCGGATACCGGGTGCTGGCGCCCGACTTCCGCGGCTTCGGCGACTCGGCGTACCCGACCGGGCCGTACAACAACGCCGAGGACGTGATCGCCCTGCTCGACTCGCTCGGCATCGAACGGTTCGCGCTGGTCGGGGCGTCGTACGGCGGCCGGGTGTCGCAGGAGGTCGCCGCCCGCTGGCCGGACCGGGTCACCACGCTGGCCCTGCTGTGCGCGGCGCGGCGCGGCCAGGAGCCGACCGCGGCCATCGAGGCCTTCTCCGAGCAGGAGGAGAAGCTGGTCGAGGCCGGTGACCTGGCCGGGGCGACGGCGCTGAACCTGGCCCTGTTCGTCGGCCCGCGCGCCGACGCGGCCACCCGCGAGCTCGTCACCGCGATGCAGCTGCACAACTTCGAGGTGCAGCTCGGCGGGGCCGACCACGGCCGGTCCGATCAGGACCACGACCTCGGCGCGGTGACGGCGCGCACCCTGGTCGTCTCCGGCGCCCACGACGTGGACTTCTTCACCCAGACCGCCGAGCATCTGGCTACGCACATCCCGGGAGCCCGGCACCTCGCGCTGGACTGGGCCGGCCACCTGCCCAGCCTGGAGGACCCGGCCGCGCTGAACCCGCTGCTGCTGGAGTTCCTGCACGGCTGA
- a CDS encoding phosphotransferase enzyme family protein, which translates to MDAGGKRFAGGVNVVERIGDAVHRPAGPWTPAVHALLRHLRAAGFTQAPAVRGTDAAGREVLDFVAGEVPDYPLPGYVRADRTLVAVGELLRRLHDASAGFTPPPGAVWQLPPREPAEVVCHGDLAPYNCVFRDGELVAAIDFDTAHPGPRLWDLAYTAYRFVPLSAPENPDFTAPIGEQVRRLRLLADAYGLDAGQRGRLPETAARRVRALAGHIRAQAALGHPAFTRHLAEGHADLYEADAAHLDRQRDRLAAA; encoded by the coding sequence GTGGATGCGGGTGGGAAGCGGTTCGCGGGCGGGGTCAACGTCGTCGAGCGGATCGGGGACGCCGTGCACCGGCCGGCCGGGCCGTGGACCCCGGCGGTCCACGCGCTGCTACGGCACCTGCGGGCGGCCGGATTCACCCAGGCCCCGGCGGTACGCGGCACCGACGCCGCCGGGCGGGAGGTGCTGGACTTCGTCGCGGGCGAGGTGCCGGACTACCCGCTGCCCGGCTACGTGCGCGCCGACCGGACCCTGGTCGCGGTCGGGGAACTGCTGCGCCGCCTGCACGACGCGAGCGCCGGGTTCACGCCGCCGCCCGGCGCGGTCTGGCAGCTGCCGCCGCGGGAGCCCGCCGAGGTCGTCTGCCACGGCGACCTGGCGCCGTACAACTGCGTGTTCCGGGACGGGGAACTGGTCGCGGCGATCGACTTCGACACCGCGCATCCGGGGCCGCGGCTGTGGGACCTGGCGTACACGGCGTACCGGTTCGTGCCGCTGAGCGCTCCGGAGAACCCCGATTTCACCGCGCCGATCGGCGAGCAGGTCCGGCGGCTGCGGCTGCTGGCCGACGCGTACGGACTCGACGCCGGCCAGCGGGGGCGCCTGCCGGAGACCGCCGCGCGCCGGGTGCGGGCGCTGGCCGGGCACATCCGGGCGCAGGCGGCGCTGGGGCACCCGGCGTTCACCCGGCACCTGGCCGAGGGCCACGCCGACCTGTACGAGGCCGACGCGGCCCACCTCGACCGTCAGCGCGACCGGTTGGCCGCCGCCTGA
- a CDS encoding YafY family protein, whose amino-acid sequence MLETSARLLRLLSLLQTPREWSGPELAGRLDVSTRTIRNDVERLRTLGYPVHATRGAVGGYRLGAGANLPPLLLDDEEAVAVAVGLRTAAGGSIAGIEETSLRALAKVEQVLPVRLRRRVNALQSYTVAVPSARRGPQVDASVLTTLAAACRDAERVRFDYRAHDGTATRRDVEPYRLVNWGRKWYLVGYDTARGDWRTFRVDRIEPRTPGGPRFAPRPLPAEDLAAYVSRGVSTAAWHYRARLIVHAPADVIAQRLPASAGSIEVADEHTCAVTVGADNAETMALWLGLLDADFTVVDAPELSAALRSLAERLHRAAG is encoded by the coding sequence ATGTTGGAGACCTCAGCCCGCCTGCTGCGACTGCTGTCGCTGCTGCAGACCCCGCGCGAGTGGAGCGGCCCCGAGCTGGCCGGCCGCCTCGACGTCAGCACCCGCACCATCCGCAACGACGTGGAGCGGCTGCGCACCCTCGGCTACCCCGTGCACGCCACCCGCGGCGCGGTCGGCGGCTACCGGCTCGGCGCCGGGGCGAACCTGCCGCCGCTGCTGCTCGACGACGAGGAGGCGGTCGCGGTCGCGGTGGGGCTGCGTACGGCGGCGGGCGGGTCGATCGCGGGGATCGAGGAGACGTCGCTGCGGGCACTGGCCAAGGTGGAGCAGGTGCTGCCGGTGCGGCTGCGGCGGCGGGTCAACGCGCTCCAGTCGTACACGGTGGCGGTGCCCTCGGCCCGGCGCGGCCCGCAGGTCGACGCCTCCGTGCTGACCACCCTGGCCGCCGCCTGCCGCGACGCCGAGCGCGTCCGGTTCGACTACCGTGCCCACGACGGCACCGCCACCCGCCGCGACGTCGAGCCGTACCGCCTGGTCAACTGGGGTCGCAAGTGGTACCTGGTCGGCTACGACACCGCTCGCGGGGACTGGCGCACGTTCCGGGTCGACCGGATCGAGCCGCGCACCCCCGGCGGCCCGCGCTTCGCCCCGCGCCCGCTGCCCGCCGAAGACCTCGCCGCGTACGTCTCCCGCGGCGTGTCCACCGCCGCCTGGCACTACCGGGCCCGGCTGATCGTGCACGCGCCCGCCGACGTGATCGCGCAGCGGCTGCCCGCCTCCGCCGGGTCGATCGAGGTCGCCGACGAGCACACCTGCGCGGTCACCGTCGGCGCCGACAACGCCGAGACCATGGCGCTGTGGCTCGGCCTGCTCGACGCCGACTTCACCGTGGTGGACGCCCCGGAGCTGTCGGCCGCGCTGCGGTCGCTGGCGGAGCGGCTGCACCGCGCCGCCGGATAG
- a CDS encoding T6SS immunity protein Tdi1 domain-containing protein — protein MQLTKTFTDEQYARALESWAWLDLAGRKPVFTSLFGDVFLAGTDGVSYLDVIEGRLLTAVWPTGADLEASLNTEEGEDRYLLGGLALGAQARGLTLGPDQVFTFMPPPVLGGKVGLETIEVADFVMAVDIAGQIHDQVRAMPPGASINIKIA, from the coding sequence ATGCAGCTGACCAAGACGTTCACCGACGAGCAGTACGCGCGGGCCCTGGAGTCGTGGGCCTGGCTCGACCTGGCCGGGCGCAAGCCGGTCTTCACGTCGCTGTTCGGCGACGTCTTCCTGGCCGGCACCGACGGGGTCAGCTACCTCGACGTGATCGAGGGCCGCCTGCTCACCGCCGTATGGCCGACCGGCGCCGACCTGGAGGCGTCGCTGAACACCGAGGAGGGCGAGGACCGCTACCTGCTCGGCGGCCTGGCCCTGGGCGCCCAGGCCCGCGGCCTCACGCTCGGCCCCGACCAGGTCTTCACGTTCATGCCCCCGCCGGTGCTGGGCGGCAAGGTGGGCCTGGAGACCATCGAGGTGGCCGACTTCGTCATGGCCGTGGACATCGCGGGCCAGATCCACGACCAGGTCCGGGCCATGCCCCCAGGCGCGTCGATCAACATCAAGATCGCCTGA
- a CDS encoding acyltransferase family protein has translation MTATVYEAPPAPDPAPAPTRPRRPDRQPAFRPDVEGLRALAVTIVVLFHAGVGVLSGGYVGVDVFFVISGFLITGHLLKEVRQTGTISITGFYARRALRLLPAATFTAAVTVMAAWLWLPPVRFAQIAGDALATTFYGMNYRLAVQGTDYLGAAQTPSPLQHFWSLAVEEQFYVVWPLLVIAAVLLTRRRPHLRGRVVLAVFGLIAVVSFGLSVWQTGVSAPWAYFGMQTRAWELAAGGLVAATAHRWERLPVRLAVVLRWLGLAGIVTAALAFTEATAFPGYAAALPVLATVLVLGAGCAHPWSAVLSLAPVQLTGRLSYGWYLWHWPVLIIAPYVLGELPTGKLVVLAGLSYLLAAATLRRVEDPVRSAPRLRRRPWHGIALGVGLSSVLAAAAVAAPVLVPPSTTGTGTALDMSAALRDATGAERELINAVAAAADTTTVPANLTPAVEHAEVDVPQLYRDGCDPAFTESDVRKPCMYGDTSGAVTMVLFGDSHAGHWFPPLEQIAKDRGWRLAVVTKSACSAASTLIYMPNLKRDYTECVQWRDAAVEYIRSLHPALVVMSSNGNGDAVDVGADQAAGWAGAWRKTFARLAQPGTRQVLISDTAWPAGDAPECVSAHLTSVDFCHRPTQAAVGDGKRRAMVAEAARLDGVTVIDPLPWLCTQVRCPVIVGNTLVYKDNSHLTATYARLLTPVLAPHLPLPTP, from the coding sequence ATGACCGCCACCGTGTACGAAGCCCCGCCCGCGCCCGATCCGGCGCCCGCGCCGACACGCCCGCGGCGGCCGGACCGGCAGCCCGCCTTCCGCCCCGACGTCGAGGGGCTGCGGGCGCTCGCCGTCACCATCGTGGTGCTGTTCCACGCCGGGGTCGGCGTGCTGTCCGGCGGCTACGTCGGCGTCGACGTCTTCTTCGTCATCTCCGGGTTCCTCATCACCGGCCACCTGCTCAAGGAGGTGCGCCAGACCGGCACCATCTCGATCACCGGCTTCTACGCCCGCCGGGCGCTGCGGCTGCTGCCCGCGGCCACCTTCACCGCCGCGGTCACGGTCATGGCGGCGTGGCTGTGGCTGCCGCCGGTGCGGTTCGCCCAGATCGCCGGCGACGCCCTGGCCACCACCTTCTACGGCATGAACTACCGGCTCGCCGTCCAGGGCACCGACTACCTGGGCGCGGCGCAGACCCCGTCGCCGCTACAGCACTTCTGGAGCCTCGCCGTCGAGGAGCAGTTCTACGTGGTGTGGCCGCTGCTGGTCATCGCCGCGGTGCTGCTGACCCGGCGGCGCCCGCACCTGCGCGGGCGGGTCGTGCTCGCCGTCTTCGGCCTCATCGCGGTGGTGTCGTTCGGGTTGTCGGTGTGGCAGACGGGCGTGTCGGCGCCGTGGGCGTACTTCGGGATGCAGACCCGGGCCTGGGAACTGGCCGCGGGCGGGCTGGTCGCGGCGACGGCGCACCGGTGGGAGCGGCTGCCGGTGCGGCTGGCCGTGGTGCTGCGCTGGCTCGGCCTGGCCGGGATCGTCACCGCCGCGCTCGCGTTCACCGAGGCCACGGCCTTCCCCGGGTACGCCGCGGCGCTGCCGGTGCTGGCGACCGTGCTGGTGCTCGGCGCGGGCTGTGCGCACCCGTGGTCGGCGGTGCTCAGCCTGGCCCCGGTGCAGCTCACCGGGCGGCTGTCGTACGGCTGGTACCTGTGGCACTGGCCCGTGCTGATCATCGCGCCGTACGTCCTCGGCGAGCTGCCCACCGGCAAGCTGGTCGTGCTCGCCGGGCTGTCGTACCTGCTGGCCGCCGCGACCCTGCGCCGGGTCGAGGACCCGGTGCGTTCGGCGCCCCGGCTGCGCCGCCGCCCCTGGCACGGCATCGCGCTCGGGGTCGGGCTGTCGTCGGTGCTGGCCGCGGCCGCCGTGGCGGCGCCGGTGCTGGTGCCGCCGTCCACCACGGGCACCGGCACCGCGCTGGACATGTCCGCCGCGCTGCGCGACGCCACCGGCGCCGAGCGCGAGCTGATCAACGCGGTCGCCGCCGCCGCGGACACCACCACCGTGCCCGCCAACCTGACCCCGGCCGTGGAGCATGCCGAGGTCGACGTGCCGCAGCTCTACCGCGACGGCTGCGACCCGGCGTTCACCGAGTCCGACGTGCGCAAGCCCTGCATGTACGGCGACACCTCCGGGGCGGTCACCATGGTGCTGTTCGGCGACTCGCACGCCGGGCACTGGTTCCCGCCGCTGGAGCAGATCGCGAAGGACCGGGGCTGGCGGCTGGCCGTGGTCACCAAGTCGGCCTGCTCGGCCGCGTCGACGCTGATCTACATGCCGAACCTGAAGCGCGACTACACCGAGTGCGTGCAGTGGCGCGACGCGGCGGTGGAGTACATCCGCTCGCTGCACCCGGCGCTGGTGGTGATGTCGTCCAACGGCAACGGCGACGCCGTGGACGTCGGCGCCGACCAGGCCGCGGGCTGGGCCGGGGCCTGGCGCAAGACGTTCGCCCGGCTCGCCCAGCCCGGCACCCGGCAGGTGCTGATCAGCGACACGGCCTGGCCCGCCGGAGACGCCCCCGAGTGCGTGTCGGCCCATCTGACCAGCGTCGACTTCTGCCACCGGCCGACCCAGGCCGCAGTGGGCGACGGCAAGCGCCGCGCGATGGTCGCCGAGGCCGCCCGCCTCGACGGCGTCACCGTGATCGACCCGCTGCCGTGGCTGTGCACCCAGGTGCGCTGCCCCGTCATCGTCGGCAACACCCTGGTCTACAAGGACAACAGCCACCTAACCGCCACCTACGCCCGCCTCCTAACCCCCGTCCTAGCCCCCCACCTCCCCCTCCCTACCCCCTGA
- a CDS encoding ADP-ribosylglycohydrolase family protein has protein sequence MSFILHESTRLGYAADSLAGLTVGDALGAQYFTVGPKVDDLLAGIVPPPVWEWTDDSEMACSVLWMLRRAGRIDPDELVESFAQRCEPNRGYGVGAFVLLHNVRQGVPWQRAAAELFDGQGSCGNGAAMRVAPLGAYFAADPSRAAAQAVLSAQVTHAHPEGVAGAVGVAVAASLAVAGRLSGVRPKPGPFLDAVLEYLPRGKVRQYTAAARRMLHVPVAEAAYVLGNGSGVTAQDTVPFTLWVAARWLDDYPAAIRACVRAGGDIDTTAAIAGGIVAAYTGRDGIPADWLAAREPLPAWLDE, from the coding sequence ATGTCCTTCATCCTTCACGAGAGCACGCGGCTGGGATACGCCGCGGACAGCCTGGCGGGACTCACCGTCGGTGACGCGCTGGGAGCGCAGTACTTCACGGTCGGCCCCAAGGTCGACGATCTACTGGCGGGGATCGTTCCGCCTCCGGTCTGGGAGTGGACCGACGACAGCGAGATGGCCTGCTCGGTGCTGTGGATGCTGCGCCGGGCCGGCCGGATCGACCCCGATGAGCTGGTGGAATCCTTCGCCCAGCGCTGCGAGCCGAACCGGGGCTACGGTGTCGGCGCGTTCGTGCTGCTGCACAACGTCCGCCAGGGCGTGCCCTGGCAGCGGGCCGCGGCCGAACTCTTCGACGGGCAGGGTTCCTGCGGCAACGGGGCCGCGATGCGGGTGGCGCCGCTGGGGGCGTACTTCGCCGCCGACCCGAGCCGGGCCGCAGCGCAGGCGGTGCTATCGGCGCAGGTCACGCACGCGCACCCGGAGGGGGTGGCAGGCGCCGTCGGGGTCGCGGTCGCGGCGAGCCTCGCGGTCGCGGGCCGCCTGTCGGGGGTACGCCCGAAGCCCGGCCCCTTCCTCGACGCCGTCCTGGAGTACCTGCCGCGCGGAAAGGTGCGTCAGTACACGGCGGCGGCGCGGCGGATGCTGCACGTCCCGGTCGCCGAGGCCGCGTACGTGCTGGGCAACGGTTCGGGCGTCACCGCGCAGGACACGGTCCCGTTCACGCTGTGGGTCGCGGCGCGATGGCTCGACGACTACCCGGCCGCGATCCGGGCCTGCGTCAGGGCGGGCGGCGACATCGACACGACGGCCGCGATCGCGGGCGGCATCGTCGCGGCGTACACGGGCCGCGACGGCATCCCCGCCGACTGGCTGGCCGCCCGCGAACCCCTGCCCGCCTGGCTCGACGAGTAG